From a region of the Zingiber officinale cultivar Zhangliang chromosome 10B, Zo_v1.1, whole genome shotgun sequence genome:
- the LOC122029059 gene encoding uncharacterized protein LOC122029059 translates to MENFEKHRKMQDNQIAQIAQSISRAQGTFSGKPDINLVEHCNCIELRSGRIVGDPKIITQKELDLEKEPSLLMPNQTQNRDGEEATKKKLITSQKDEEFNRFLKKIKEICIEVPLIDALHQMSKFAKFLKGILSNRRQKGDFEILALTENYSALLMANSPPKLQDPGSFSIPCKIGSELIPRAFCDLGPALCKKLGL, encoded by the exons ATGGAAAATTTTGAGAAGCATCGAAAGATGCAAGACAACCAGATAGCCCAGATAGCCCAATCCATCTCAAGAGCGCAGGGAACATTTTCAGGGAAGCCAGATATAAATCTAGTGGAACATTGCAACTGCATTGAGCTGAGGAGCGGACGTATTGTGGGAGACCCCAAAATCATTACTCAGAAGGAACTTGACTTAGAGAAGGAGCCCTCTCTCCTAATGCCTAATCAGACTCAAAACAGGGATGGGGAGGAGGCTACTAAAAAG AAACTGATAACCTcccagaaggatgaagagttcaaccgcTTCTTGAAGAAGATCAAGGAAATTTgcatagaagtaccactgatTGATGCACTACACCAAATGTCAAAGTTTGCAAAGTTCTTAAAGGGTATTTTATCTAACAGGAGGCAGAAGGGCGACTTCGAGATCCTAGCATTAACAGAAAATTACAGCGCTCTCCTTATGGCAAATTCTCCACCAAAGCTTCAggatccaggaagtttctctATACCATGCaaaattggttctgaactcaTACCGAGAGCTTTCTGCGACTTGGGGCCAGCGTTATGTAAGAAGCTGGGCCTCTAG